The sequence below is a genomic window from Methylotuvimicrobium alcaliphilum 20Z.
ATGTGGATATGGCAGGACAGGAAAGTCAGGAGATGGGGGCAGATGAAATGACAGCCACGGTTGCCGATGTGCTTAGGGATAAACCGGCAATACAAGTATTTATTCGAGGTGATAAGTTTGTTGATTATGGCAAGGTTATCAGTGCGATGGCGGCCTTAAAAAATGCGGGAGTACCTAAAGTAGGATTAATGACACAGCCATATCAGCATTAAATACGTATGATTAGGAAACGTAAATTAACCGGGCCTTTTATCCTGGCCCTGACTCTGCACGTTCTGCTTCTTAGCGTATTTATGCTCAGCTTCGATTCGAAATCTCCAGTGTTTGAGACAGGCCCCGCGCCCGAGATTATTGAAGCGATGGTGATCGATGAGTCGTTGATTCAGGCTGAGGCGGAGCGACTGAAGACACAGCAAAATAAGCTACTCGAGTCGCAACGCCAAATGGAAGAAGCTAAACGGCAAGAAGACGAGAAGCTTAAGCGGCAACAATTGGTCGAGCAGCAAAAACAAATGGCCGACGAGAAGCTAAAAGCCGAACAATCGGCCGCGGAGAAGCGTAAAGCGGAAGAAACGGCCAAGCAAAAAGCCGAAGCCGAGCGTGTCGCGGCCGAGAAGCGTAAAGCCGAGGAAACGGCCAAGCAAAAAGCAGCGGCCGATAAACTCAAGGCCGAACAATTGGCCGCCGAGAAGCGTAAGGCTGAAGAAACAGCCAAACAAAAAGCCGAAGCCGAACGTGTCGCGGCCGAGAAACGTAAAGCCGATGAAGCGGCCAAGCAAAAAGCGGCAGCGGAAAAAGTAAAGGCCGAACAATTGGCCGCAGAGAAGCGTAAGGCTGAAGAAACAGCCAAACAAAAAGCCGAAGCCGAACGTGTCGCGGCCGAGAAGCGCAAGGCCGAGGAAACGGCCAAGCAAAAGGCAGCATCGGAAAAAGTAAAGGCTGAACAATTGGCTGCGGAGAAGCGCAAGGCGGAAGAAGCAGCCAAACAAAAGGCCGAAGCCGAGCGTGTCGCGGCCGAGAAGCGCAAGGCCGAGGAAACGGCCAAGCAAAAAGCAGCGGCCGATAAAGTCAAGGCCGAACAATTGGCTGCAGAGAAGCGTAAAGCGGAAGAAGCCGCCAAACAAAAGGCCGAAGCCGAGCGTATCGCGGCCGAGAAACGTAAAGCCGATGAAGCGGCCAAGCAAAAGGCAGCATCGGAAAAAGTAAAGGCTGAACAATTGGCTTCGGAGAAGCGCAAGGCTGAGGAAGCCGCTAAACAAAAAGCCGAAGCCGAGCGTGTCGCGGCCGAGAAACGCAAAGCCGAGGAAGCGGCTAAGCAAAAAGCGGCCGCCGAGAAAGTAAAGGCCGAACAATTAGCCGCGGAGAAGCGCAAGGCTGAAGAAGCCGCCAAGCAAAAAGCCGAAGCCGAGCGTGTAGCAGCAGAAAAGCGTAAGGCAGAAGAGGCTGCGAAAAGAGCCGCAGAAGAGAAGCGAAAAGCTGAAGAAGCTGCGGCTGAAAAGCGCCGGCAAGAAGAATTGGCGAGGCAAAAAGCCGAAGCAGAAAAACGAGAGGCCGAGCGGTTATCGGAATTGGCTAGACAACAAGCAGAAAAATTGCGACAAGAAGATGAGGCTAGAAAGCAGGCTGCAGCCGCAGCCGAAGAAGCTAGAAAACAAGCCGAAGCTAAGCGTCAGCAAGAATTAAGCGACGCTAAAAATAAAGCGATAGCGGAGATTAGAAATAAAGTTGAAAGAAGCTGGATTCGACCGGTTTCGTCGCAAGGACAATTAAAATGTACGATCCGAGTCAATTTACTTTCGGATGGCTCGGTAATGGATGCGTCGGTTGTGTCAAGTAGTGGCGATCCGGCATTCGATCGTTCGGCTGAAAATGCGGTTAAAAAGGCATCGCCATTAACATTTCCCAGAGAGCTCTATGCATCGTTTAAAAGCTTTACGTTCGTGTTTTGCCCGGGATGTTGAAAACTCTAATTTAAACGATTGAAAACAGCGATGGGAGCAACCATCCAAATGATTACAGGTATTAAGAGGTAAACGTGTTTTATTTGATAAGAAATTTTACGCTTTTGAGTTTCATCGCGTTGTACGCATCGCTTAGCCAAGCTGAATTAACCATTCAAATTACTAAAGGTTCGGAAAAAGCGATGCCGATCGCGATCGTGCCGTTTGGCGGACAAGCTGGGCAGGCAGCCATTCCGGTCGATATCGCCGAGGTTGTGGATAACGATTTAAATCGTAGCGGTTATTTCAATACCTTGCCGCGCAAGGATATGTTGACGAAGCCGACAAGGCCGGAGGAAGTGCGCTTCCGTAATTGGCAGGTATTGGGTCAAGACTATTTGGTGATCGGTCAAGTCATACCGGAAGGCGGAAGGTATAATATTAATTTTCAGTTGTTCGATGTTTATAAAAACGAACAAATGCTGGGTTATCGGATGACGGTTCCGAGTAACGAACTGCGTAAATCGGCTCATCACATTAGCGATCTGATTTTTGAAAAGCTTATCGGTAAGAAAGGCGATTTTAGCGGACGTATTGCCTATGTTACGGTCAACAAAGAGCCGAACGGAAGGAGAAGATATAATTTGGAAGTCGCTGATTCCGATGGCTATGGGCCTAGGGCGGTAGCGGCTTCCTATGAACCGATCATGTCGCCGGCGTGGTCTCCCGATGGAAGGATGCTTGCTTATGTATCGTTTGAAAGCAAGTCGTCAGCGATTTATGTGCAAGAGCTGGCGACCGGTAAACGGACCCGAATAGCCGGTTTCCCCGGCATCAACGGCGCGCCGGCCTGGTCGCCGGAGGGTTCTAAGTTGGCGTTGACGCTATCGAAGGATGGCAGTCCCGATATTTTTACACTGGATTTATCCTCGCGCTCGCTGACTAAATTGTCTACCGGTTATTCGATCGATACCGAGCCTGTGTGGTCGCCTGACGGCAAGCATATCGTATTTACCTCCGACCGCGGAGGTAAGCCGCAACTGTATATGATGCCGGCGCGCGGCGGTCAGGTAAAACGATTGACTTTCGATGGCGCATATAATGCGGGCGCGTCGTTCTCAAGTAACGGTAGTAGTTTGGCAATGGTTCATGGCAACAAAGGCGATTATCGCATAGCGGTGATGGATATGGGGTCGAGAACAATTAACGTGTTAACTGGAGGTCCTTTGGACGATGCTCCGAGTTTTTCGCCGAACGGCACCAAAATACTCTATGCCACGAAACAGGGCGGGAGAACGGTTTTATCGGTCGTATCCATCGATGGTAGAATGCAACAAAAATTAGTACTTAACAGCGGTGAGGTACGTGAACCGGCCTGGTCGCCTTAGCCCGGCAAATGTCGCCAACGGACAATCTGTTGGAAATTAACAAATTATTGTAATATTAGTGGCTTATATTTTGGAGAAGCACTTAAATGAAATTGAATCAATCAGTCTTGGCGTTGGCAATTGCGGCTGCATTATTAACGGGCTGTAGTTCGGATGACGAAACGGCTACCGATTTCATGGACGGAACGCAGGGAGGTACTGCCGATGCGAGTCTATCCGGTTATGGCGATGGGTCGGGAATATCCGGTTCGGAGACCTATGGCAGTGGTTATGGCAGTGGCAGTGGGTACGGTAGCGGCAGTGCCGAGTATCCTAACGCGTTTTTAGGATCCGAATTCAGCGATCCGTCGAATCCATTGTCGAAAAGCACGATTTATTTCATGTACGACAGCAGTCAGGTGCAGCAAGATTTTATTCCGGTGATCGCCGCGCACGCACAATATTTGCTGTCGCATCCAACTCGACGCTTGATTTTGGAAGGACATGCCGATGAGCGAGGTTCATCCGAATACAATATTGCATTGGGCGAGCAACGAGCCAAGTCGGTCGCTAGAATGATGAAAGTTCAAGGTGTATCGGAAAGCCAATTGCAAGTCGTTAGTTATGGTGAAGAAAAGCCGGCCGTTGACGGACATGATGAATCGGCCTATCAGCTGAATCGCCGCGTCGAATTGCTTTACCAGGGTCAATAATGAAATTACGCCTGCTGTTATTGTTATCAATTAGCGGTAGCGTATTCGCGCAAAGAATGCCGTTGCCGCCGGTGGTCGATAACGCCGCTTATCCGGCCGCTGTTGCCAACGCCTCCAAACCTTCGGCCGCTAGTACGCTCTATGAGATACTGGGGCGCGTCGAACAATTGCAAGTCGAGGTTCAGCAATTGCGTGGGCAAGTGGAAGAGCAGGCGTATACGATCACCGAGTTGAAAAAGCGTCAAAATACGATTTATTCCGATTTGGATCAGCGCCTTCAATCTGTTGAGAGTGCGGGAGCTGGCGCTCAACCCATTCCGGAAACAGCGCCTGA
It includes:
- the pal gene encoding peptidoglycan-associated lipoprotein Pal; the protein is MKLNQSVLALAIAAALLTGCSSDDETATDFMDGTQGGTADASLSGYGDGSGISGSETYGSGYGSGSGYGSGSAEYPNAFLGSEFSDPSNPLSKSTIYFMYDSSQVQQDFIPVIAAHAQYLLSHPTRRLILEGHADERGSSEYNIALGEQRAKSVARMMKVQGVSESQLQVVSYGEEKPAVDGHDESAYQLNRRVELLYQGQ
- the tolA gene encoding cell envelope integrity protein TolA — encoded protein: MIRKRKLTGPFILALTLHVLLLSVFMLSFDSKSPVFETGPAPEIIEAMVIDESLIQAEAERLKTQQNKLLESQRQMEEAKRQEDEKLKRQQLVEQQKQMADEKLKAEQSAAEKRKAEETAKQKAEAERVAAEKRKAEETAKQKAAADKLKAEQLAAEKRKAEETAKQKAEAERVAAEKRKADEAAKQKAAAEKVKAEQLAAEKRKAEETAKQKAEAERVAAEKRKAEETAKQKAASEKVKAEQLAAEKRKAEEAAKQKAEAERVAAEKRKAEETAKQKAAADKVKAEQLAAEKRKAEEAAKQKAEAERIAAEKRKADEAAKQKAASEKVKAEQLASEKRKAEEAAKQKAEAERVAAEKRKAEEAAKQKAAAEKVKAEQLAAEKRKAEEAAKQKAEAERVAAEKRKAEEAAKRAAEEKRKAEEAAAEKRRQEELARQKAEAEKREAERLSELARQQAEKLRQEDEARKQAAAAAEEARKQAEAKRQQELSDAKNKAIAEIRNKVERSWIRPVSSQGQLKCTIRVNLLSDGSVMDASVVSSSGDPAFDRSAENAVKKASPLTFPRELYASFKSFTFVFCPGC
- the tolB gene encoding Tol-Pal system beta propeller repeat protein TolB, coding for MFYLIRNFTLLSFIALYASLSQAELTIQITKGSEKAMPIAIVPFGGQAGQAAIPVDIAEVVDNDLNRSGYFNTLPRKDMLTKPTRPEEVRFRNWQVLGQDYLVIGQVIPEGGRYNINFQLFDVYKNEQMLGYRMTVPSNELRKSAHHISDLIFEKLIGKKGDFSGRIAYVTVNKEPNGRRRYNLEVADSDGYGPRAVAASYEPIMSPAWSPDGRMLAYVSFESKSSAIYVQELATGKRTRIAGFPGINGAPAWSPEGSKLALTLSKDGSPDIFTLDLSSRSLTKLSTGYSIDTEPVWSPDGKHIVFTSDRGGKPQLYMMPARGGQVKRLTFDGAYNAGASFSSNGSSLAMVHGNKGDYRIAVMDMGSRTINVLTGGPLDDAPSFSPNGTKILYATKQGGRTVLSVVSIDGRMQQKLVLNSGEVREPAWSP